In Mycobacterium sp. JS623, one genomic interval encodes:
- a CDS encoding adenylate/guanylate cyclase domain-containing protein, protein MFSETRYAMNGDLRVAYRTSREGPRDIVFVPNWFTNCEVFPELQSIQGWVEAMTSLGRLICFDQLGTGASDPITGGALPTLEQWADSITAVLDDLGSSEAVLLAIAGALAPAALFAATYPSRTTALVVLEGYAHPERHDGFDPEEYDAAAVAVWGTGESIHVVNPDMPWNEEIRATWARAERLAASPRTIAVVMPLVTKMDVRAVLPTVRVPTLVVQHADDPLILPAMGKYIADHIPGAKYVELPGRNLYHCVEPWRASFQEIAEFLTGEQPAVADDRVLATVLFTDIVESTRRAAKLGDREWHALLDAHDAVVRSQLARFRGREVSTAGDGFLATFDGPQRAIRCAMAIRDAVQTLGIEVRSGLHTGECEVRGADIGGIAVHIGARVSAVAGPNDVLVSSTLRDLVIGSGLEFEDRGTHSLKGVPGEWRLFAVAST, encoded by the coding sequence ATGTTCTCCGAGACGCGCTATGCGATGAACGGGGACTTGCGCGTCGCCTACCGCACGTCACGTGAAGGTCCCCGCGACATTGTGTTCGTCCCGAACTGGTTCACAAACTGTGAGGTCTTTCCAGAGCTGCAGTCCATTCAAGGCTGGGTCGAGGCAATGACGTCGCTCGGTCGACTGATCTGTTTTGACCAGCTGGGCACGGGAGCGTCCGATCCCATCACGGGTGGTGCGTTGCCGACCTTGGAGCAGTGGGCTGACAGCATCACCGCGGTGCTTGACGATCTCGGCAGCAGTGAGGCGGTTCTCCTCGCAATCGCCGGTGCGTTGGCACCAGCGGCGCTGTTCGCAGCAACATATCCGTCTCGCACCACCGCACTCGTTGTACTCGAGGGCTACGCGCATCCGGAACGCCATGATGGGTTCGATCCCGAGGAATACGACGCTGCCGCCGTCGCCGTGTGGGGAACCGGGGAGTCCATCCATGTCGTGAATCCGGACATGCCGTGGAATGAGGAGATCCGGGCAACGTGGGCTCGGGCGGAACGCCTGGCCGCCAGCCCACGCACCATCGCTGTCGTAATGCCCCTGGTGACCAAAATGGACGTGCGTGCGGTTCTTCCGACAGTTCGCGTGCCGACGCTCGTGGTCCAGCACGCCGACGACCCATTGATCCTGCCCGCGATGGGCAAATACATCGCTGATCACATACCCGGCGCGAAGTACGTCGAACTCCCGGGCCGCAACCTGTACCACTGCGTGGAACCATGGCGCGCGTCGTTCCAGGAGATCGCCGAGTTCCTCACTGGCGAGCAGCCAGCAGTGGCTGACGACCGGGTCCTAGCCACGGTGCTGTTTACCGACATTGTGGAGTCGACGCGCCGGGCAGCAAAATTGGGTGACCGCGAGTGGCATGCGCTGCTCGATGCGCACGACGCCGTCGTCCGGTCGCAGCTTGCTCGCTTTCGTGGTCGAGAAGTCAGCACAGCGGGCGACGGCTTTCTGGCGACCTTCGACGGCCCGCAGCGAGCGATCCGCTGCGCGATGGCTATTCGTGACGCGGTGCAGACGCTCGGCATCGAGGTGCGGTCAGGGTTGCACACCGGCGAGTGCGAGGTGCGAGGTGCGGACATCGGTGGGATCGCGGTGCACATCGGCGCAAGGGTGAGCGCCGTGGCCGGCCCGAACGACGTGCTGGTGTCAAGCACCTTGCGGGACCTGGTGATCGGGTCGGGACTGGAGTTCGAGGATCGCGGCACTCACTCACTTAAGGGCGTGCCAGGCGAATGGCGTCTCTTCGCCGTCGCCTCGACGTAG
- a CDS encoding alpha/beta hydrolase, producing MTSFTSGPDVDPALRTVARILPRGYGLSRGLAVPRAAMTLLGRINAVRYVPVVAVDSDVSVRLHRPARLADPAPALLWIHGGGFVMGSARLEDGFCRRLSHLANVAVAAVDFRLPPEHPYPAPLEDSYAALLWLAQQPWVDSSRVAIGGLSSGGGLAAALALLARDRGEIQPAFQLLSQPNLDDRTGSQATGRRRLIWSEGDNRQAWRWYLGDADPAVASPARRTDLAGLAPAWIGTGSLDLLHDEAIEYGRRLNEAGTPCHVETAVGAFHAFDSIVPDAPVSLTFFASQCDHLRAALADGPINHSLEQ from the coding sequence GTGACCTCGTTCACGTCGGGACCTGATGTGGACCCTGCCTTGCGGACCGTGGCCAGAATTCTGCCGAGAGGCTATGGCCTCAGCCGTGGGCTGGCGGTGCCGCGTGCAGCGATGACGCTGTTGGGACGCATCAATGCCGTTCGGTATGTGCCGGTGGTGGCGGTCGATTCTGATGTGAGTGTGCGCCTGCATCGTCCCGCGCGCCTCGCTGATCCGGCGCCTGCGTTGCTGTGGATCCACGGCGGTGGGTTCGTGATGGGCAGCGCGCGACTGGAAGATGGCTTCTGCCGCAGGCTGTCTCATCTGGCAAACGTGGCGGTTGCAGCCGTCGATTTCAGGTTGCCGCCCGAACATCCATATCCCGCTCCGCTGGAAGACAGCTACGCTGCGCTGCTGTGGTTGGCGCAGCAGCCGTGGGTGGATTCGTCACGAGTCGCGATTGGCGGTCTCAGCTCCGGTGGTGGGCTGGCAGCAGCCTTGGCGCTTCTGGCTCGCGATCGCGGCGAGATCCAGCCGGCCTTTCAATTGCTGTCCCAACCCAACCTCGACGACCGCACCGGCAGTCAAGCCACCGGTCGCCGACGCTTGATCTGGTCGGAGGGTGACAACCGCCAAGCCTGGCGGTGGTATCTGGGGGACGCGGACCCGGCGGTCGCCAGCCCGGCGCGGCGCACCGATCTCGCCGGGCTGGCACCGGCCTGGATCGGCACCGGCTCGTTGGACTTGCTGCATGACGAGGCCATCGAGTACGGCAGGCGCTTGAATGAGGCGGGCACGCCCTGCCACGTTGAGACTGCGGTCGGCGCGTTCCACGCGTTTGATTCGATCGTGCCCGACGCGCCGGTGTCTTTGACATTCTTCGCCAGCCAATGTGATCACCTACGGGCAGCGCTGGCTGACGGGCCGATCAACCACTCATTAGAGCAGTAA